In Streptomyces sp. RFCAC02, the following proteins share a genomic window:
- a CDS encoding enoyl-CoA hydratase-related protein, whose product MSDTADDARRYGPWVAVRRGGPGGRVAELVLDRPGALNALSTDLARHLAAACADLAADRTARAVVLTSSGARAFCVGADLKERDGMDDTALRRHRTVLRAAFTGVLDLPQPTVAAVAGYALGGGYELALSCDLIVADATAVVGLPEVSVGVIPGGGGTQLLPRRVGSARAAELIFTARRVGAAEAVDLGLVDVPAAEGVPAREEALALAERIAAHSPVALRAAKRALRTGVGLDLRAGLEVEDAAWRTAAFSPDRVEGVRAFTEKRAPEWPGDGADPADV is encoded by the coding sequence ATGAGCGATACGGCTGACGACGCGCGGCGGTACGGCCCCTGGGTCGCGGTACGGCGCGGCGGCCCGGGCGGGCGGGTCGCCGAACTGGTCCTGGACCGTCCCGGCGCGCTGAACGCCCTGTCCACCGACCTGGCCCGCCACCTCGCCGCCGCCTGCGCCGACCTCGCGGCCGACCGTACGGCGCGGGCCGTCGTCCTCACCTCGTCCGGGGCGCGCGCGTTCTGCGTCGGCGCGGACCTGAAGGAGCGCGACGGCATGGACGACACGGCGCTGCGGCGCCACCGGACGGTGCTGCGCGCGGCGTTCACCGGCGTCCTGGATCTGCCGCAGCCGACGGTGGCCGCCGTCGCCGGGTACGCCCTCGGCGGCGGGTACGAGCTGGCGCTGTCGTGCGACCTGATCGTGGCGGACGCGACGGCCGTCGTCGGGCTGCCCGAGGTGTCGGTGGGCGTCATCCCGGGCGGCGGCGGGACGCAGCTCCTGCCGCGCCGCGTGGGGTCGGCGCGGGCCGCCGAGCTGATCTTCACGGCCCGCAGGGTCGGCGCCGCCGAGGCCGTGGACCTGGGCCTCGTGGACGTCCCCGCGGCCGAGGGCGTACCGGCGCGCGAGGAGGCGCTCGCCCTCGCGGAACGCATCGCGGCGCACTCCCCGGTCGCGCTGCGGGCCGCGAAGCGTGCCCTGCGCACCGGTGTCGGCCTCGATCTGCGGGCGGGCCTCGAAGTGGAGGACGCGGCGTGGCGGACGGCCGCGTTCTCGCCGGACCGGGTGGAGGGCGTGCGGGCGTTCACGGAGAAGCGGGCGCCCGAGTGGCCGGGCGACGGCGCGGACCCGGCGGACGTGTGA
- a CDS encoding adenylate/guanylate cyclase domain-containing protein yields MAGTDAAQPVPEGDEPRPGRGVPDGAAPYRGQQPPPAPADGDGAAVDEDESDDTIALRIEALIIGAERQYTPFQAARAAGVPMELASRFWRAMGFPDIGQARVLTEADVLALRRLAGLVEAGLLSEAMAIQVARSTGQTTARLADWQIDSFLEGLTEPPEPGMTRTEVALPLVELLLPELQEYLVYVWRRQLAAATGRVVQAQDDAEMVDRRLAVGFADLVGFTRLTRRLEEEELGELVEAFETTAADQVAAQGGRLIKTLGDEVLFAADDAGTAADIGLRLVETLRADPMMPELRVGIAFGTVTTRMGDVFGNTVNLASRLTSIAPKDMVLVDGALRDELTSASLAPRSEKAADEEAPAQDYRFALQPLYQRPVRGLGIVEPWLLTRRDGAGGPV; encoded by the coding sequence GTGGCCGGCACTGACGCGGCACAGCCCGTGCCCGAGGGCGACGAGCCCCGGCCCGGCCGTGGCGTCCCGGACGGTGCCGCACCGTACCGGGGGCAGCAGCCGCCGCCCGCGCCGGCGGACGGGGACGGCGCCGCCGTCGACGAGGACGAGTCCGACGACACCATCGCGCTGCGCATCGAGGCGCTGATCATCGGCGCCGAGCGGCAGTACACCCCGTTCCAGGCGGCGCGCGCGGCGGGCGTGCCGATGGAGCTGGCGTCCCGTTTCTGGCGGGCCATGGGGTTCCCCGACATAGGGCAGGCACGGGTCCTGACCGAGGCGGACGTGCTGGCGCTGCGGCGCCTCGCGGGCCTCGTGGAGGCGGGGCTGCTCAGCGAGGCGATGGCGATCCAGGTGGCCCGTTCCACCGGGCAGACGACGGCGCGTCTCGCGGACTGGCAGATCGACTCGTTCCTCGAGGGCCTGACCGAGCCGCCCGAGCCGGGCATGACGCGGACCGAGGTGGCGCTGCCGCTGGTCGAGCTGCTGCTGCCGGAGCTGCAGGAGTACCTGGTGTACGTGTGGCGGCGCCAGCTCGCCGCCGCCACCGGGCGCGTGGTGCAGGCGCAGGACGACGCGGAGATGGTGGACCGCAGGCTGGCCGTCGGCTTCGCCGACCTGGTCGGCTTCACCCGCCTGACGCGCCGCCTGGAGGAGGAGGAGCTGGGCGAGCTGGTCGAGGCGTTCGAGACGACGGCCGCCGACCAGGTCGCGGCGCAGGGCGGACGGCTCATCAAGACGCTGGGCGACGAGGTCCTGTTCGCCGCCGACGACGCCGGGACGGCCGCCGACATCGGGCTGCGGCTGGTGGAGACGCTGCGTGCGGACCCGATGATGCCGGAGCTGCGGGTCGGCATCGCGTTCGGCACCGTCACGACGCGCATGGGCGACGTCTTCGGCAACACGGTGAACCTCGCCAGCCGTCTCACGTCGATAGCGCCGAAGGACATGGTCCTGGTGGACGGCGCGCTGCGCGACGAGCTGACGTCGGCGTCCCTCGCGCCGCGCTCGGAGAAGGCCGCCGACGAGGAGGCGCCGGCGCAGGACTACCGGTTCGCCCTCCAGCCGCTCTACCAGCGGCCGGTGCGCGGCCTCGGCATCGTCGAACCGTGGCTGCTGACCCGGCGCGACGGCGCGGGCGGCCCGGTCTGA
- a CDS encoding biotin--[acetyl-CoA-carboxylase] ligase → MSPPPSRWTDLDRPPLSAPALRAALVGRGGPWTRIDITDVTGSTNADLAAAARTGAAAPGTVLVAEEQTSGRGRLGRSWSAPPRSGLFFSVLLDPEADGVPAERLTWLPLLAGVATATALARAAGVDTALKWPNDLLVRVPGPDGAGGQDAERKLGGILAERADGGVVLGIGLNVSLRADELPVPTAGSLLLAGAAGTDRDPLLRAVLRSLGQWYGQWAEAGGDPAAGSLQSAYAAGCATLGRRVRAELPGGGELRGEAVAVDGDGRLVIATGPGARQAVAAADIVHLRAT, encoded by the coding sequence ATGAGCCCTCCGCCGAGCCGCTGGACCGACCTCGACCGCCCGCCGCTCAGCGCCCCCGCGCTGCGCGCCGCCCTCGTCGGGCGCGGCGGCCCGTGGACGCGCATCGACATCACCGACGTCACCGGCTCCACCAACGCCGACCTCGCCGCCGCGGCCCGCACCGGCGCGGCCGCGCCCGGCACCGTCCTGGTCGCCGAGGAGCAGACGAGCGGCCGCGGCCGGCTCGGCCGGAGCTGGTCGGCGCCGCCGCGCTCCGGTCTCTTCTTCTCCGTGCTGCTCGACCCGGAGGCCGACGGCGTCCCGGCCGAGCGCCTCACCTGGCTGCCGCTGCTCGCCGGCGTCGCCACCGCCACCGCCCTCGCCCGCGCGGCCGGCGTCGACACGGCCCTGAAGTGGCCCAACGACCTCCTGGTCCGCGTACCAGGCCCTGACGGCGCGGGCGGCCAGGACGCGGAACGGAAGCTCGGCGGCATCCTCGCGGAGCGCGCCGACGGCGGTGTCGTCCTCGGCATCGGCCTCAACGTGAGCCTCCGCGCCGACGAACTGCCCGTCCCCACCGCCGGCTCGCTGCTCCTGGCCGGCGCCGCCGGCACGGACCGCGATCCGCTGCTGCGCGCCGTCCTGCGGTCCCTCGGCCAGTGGTACGGGCAGTGGGCGGAGGCCGGGGGCGACCCCGCCGCCGGTTCGCTCCAGTCGGCGTACGCCGCGGGCTGCGCCACACTCGGCCGCCGCGTCCGCGCCGAACTCCCCGGCGGCGGCGAGCTGCGCGGCGAGGCCGTCGCGGTGGACGGGGACGGGCGGCTGGTCATCGCCACCGGACCGGGCGCGCGGCAGGCGGTGGCGGCCGCCGACATCGTGCACCTCCGGGCGACGTGA
- a CDS encoding acyl-CoA carboxylase subunit beta: MSDTDDIPTTDIRTTAGKIADLRRRARDAVHAGSARAVEKQHAKGKLTARERIDLLLDEGSFTELDEFARHRATAFGIEANRPYGDGVVTGYGTVDGRPVCVYSQDFTVFGGSLGEVYGEKIVKVMDFALRTGCPVVGINDGGGARIQEGVVALGLFAEIFRRNVRASGVVPQISLILGPCAGGAVYSPAITDFTVMVDQTSHMFITGPDVIRTVTGEDVGFEELGGARTHSTRSGVAHHMAGDEKDAVEYVKALLSYLPSNNLSEPPVYEVEADLATGPEDEALDVLVPDSANQPYDMRDALTPVLDDGEFLETQPLFAPNMLTGFGRVEGCPVGVVANQPLHLAGCLDIDASEKAARFVRTCDAFNIPVLTFVDVPGFLPGTDQEYGGIIRRGAKLIYAYAEATVPLITVITRKAFGGAYDVMGSKHLGADLNLAWPTAQIAVMGAQGAVNILHRRTLTALDSDEEREETRARLTQEYEDALLNPYAAAERGYVDAVITPSHTRRHIVRGLRALRTKREQLPPKKHGNIPL; encoded by the coding sequence GTGTCCGACACTGACGACATCCCCACGACCGACATCCGCACGACGGCGGGGAAGATCGCCGACCTCCGGCGCCGGGCGCGCGACGCGGTGCACGCCGGCTCCGCGCGGGCGGTGGAGAAGCAGCACGCCAAGGGCAAGCTGACGGCGCGTGAGCGGATCGATCTGCTGCTGGACGAGGGGTCGTTCACCGAGCTCGACGAGTTCGCGCGGCACCGGGCCACGGCGTTCGGCATCGAGGCGAACCGGCCGTACGGCGACGGCGTGGTCACCGGCTACGGGACGGTGGACGGACGCCCGGTGTGCGTGTACTCGCAGGACTTCACGGTGTTCGGCGGGTCGCTCGGCGAGGTGTACGGCGAGAAGATCGTGAAGGTCATGGACTTCGCCCTGCGGACGGGCTGCCCGGTCGTCGGGATCAACGACGGCGGTGGCGCGCGCATCCAGGAGGGCGTGGTGGCGCTCGGTCTTTTCGCGGAGATCTTCCGGCGGAACGTGCGCGCGTCGGGGGTGGTGCCGCAGATCTCGCTGATCCTCGGGCCGTGCGCCGGGGGCGCCGTGTACTCGCCGGCGATCACCGACTTCACGGTGATGGTCGACCAGACGTCCCACATGTTCATCACGGGCCCGGACGTGATCAGGACGGTGACGGGTGAGGACGTCGGGTTCGAGGAGCTGGGCGGCGCGCGCACCCACAGCACGCGGTCGGGCGTCGCGCACCACATGGCGGGGGACGAGAAGGACGCCGTCGAGTACGTGAAGGCGCTGCTGTCGTACCTGCCGTCCAACAACCTGTCCGAGCCGCCGGTGTACGAGGTGGAGGCGGACCTCGCGACCGGCCCGGAGGACGAGGCGCTCGACGTGCTCGTGCCCGACTCGGCGAACCAGCCGTACGACATGCGCGACGCGCTCACGCCCGTGCTGGACGACGGGGAGTTCCTGGAGACGCAGCCGCTGTTCGCGCCGAACATGCTCACCGGCTTCGGGCGGGTGGAGGGCTGCCCGGTCGGCGTCGTGGCGAACCAGCCGCTGCACCTGGCGGGCTGCCTCGACATCGACGCGTCCGAGAAGGCGGCCCGCTTCGTGCGGACGTGCGACGCGTTCAACATCCCGGTGCTGACGTTCGTGGACGTGCCGGGGTTCCTGCCGGGCACGGACCAGGAGTACGGGGGCATCATCCGGCGCGGCGCGAAGCTGATCTACGCCTACGCGGAGGCGACCGTCCCGCTGATCACGGTCATCACGCGGAAGGCGTTCGGCGGCGCGTACGACGTGATGGGCTCCAAGCACCTCGGCGCCGACCTCAACCTCGCGTGGCCCACCGCGCAGATCGCCGTCATGGGCGCGCAGGGGGCGGTCAACATCCTGCACCGGCGCACGCTGACGGCGCTCGACTCAGACGAGGAGCGCGAGGAGACCCGCGCACGCCTGACGCAGGAGTACGAGGACGCGCTGCTGAACCCGTACGCCGCCGCCGAACGCGGCTACGTGGACGCGGTGATCACGCCGTCGCACACCCGCCGCCACATCGTGCGGGGCCTGCGCGCCCTGCGGACCAAGCGGGAGCAGCTGCCGCCGAAGAAGCACGGCAACATCCCGCTCTGA
- a CDS encoding aminoglycoside phosphotransferase family protein — translation MTDIPKRLAEGTIAREGDAGRAWIAALPGLVDDLLERWGCVPDGPAVHGEVGIVVPVHRPGLGPAVLKVSFPHPGNAHEPDAYAVWDGGGAVRLHERDDERFAMLLERATPTTLASLEDPEEALTVAGDLARRLAVPAPPGLPRLRDLTDAWAAGLTADAESLSHPLPRHVVDAALAAYRDLGPGGPDTLVHGDLHERNVLRADREPWLVIDPKGYAGDPAYDAWTAVMGRAAALLGAADPRAALLRRIAVYCDAAGADRDRARRWAQARAVSSALWGRRHGDPAWVVEALDRASAALL, via the coding sequence ATGACCGACATACCGAAGAGGCTCGCCGAGGGCACGATCGCGCGGGAGGGCGACGCCGGGCGTGCCTGGATCGCCGCGCTGCCCGGTCTCGTGGACGACCTGCTGGAACGCTGGGGCTGCGTCCCCGACGGTCCCGCCGTCCACGGCGAGGTCGGCATCGTCGTCCCCGTGCACCGTCCCGGACTCGGCCCCGCCGTGCTCAAGGTGTCGTTCCCCCACCCGGGCAACGCGCACGAGCCCGACGCCTACGCCGTCTGGGACGGCGGCGGCGCCGTCCGGCTCCACGAACGGGACGACGAGCGTTTCGCCATGCTCCTCGAACGCGCCACGCCCACCACCCTGGCCTCCCTGGAGGACCCCGAGGAGGCACTGACCGTCGCCGGGGACCTCGCCCGCCGCCTCGCCGTCCCCGCCCCGCCCGGCCTGCCGCGCCTGCGTGACCTGACGGACGCCTGGGCGGCCGGACTCACCGCCGACGCCGAGTCCCTCAGCCACCCCCTCCCCCGCCACGTCGTGGACGCCGCGCTCGCCGCCTACCGCGACCTCGGCCCCGGCGGGCCCGACACCCTCGTCCACGGCGACCTGCACGAGAGGAACGTCCTGCGCGCCGACCGCGAACCATGGCTCGTCATCGACCCCAAGGGGTATGCGGGCGACCCTGCGTACGACGCCTGGACGGCCGTCATGGGGCGGGCCGCCGCTCTCCTCGGCGCCGCCGACCCGCGCGCCGCGCTGCTGCGCCGCATCGCCGTGTACTGCGACGCGGCGGGCGCCGACCGCGACCGGGCACGCCGCTGGGCGCAGGCGCGGGCGGTCTCCTCGGCGCTGTGGGGGCGCCGCCACGGCGATCCGGCGTGGGTCGTCGAGGCACTGGACCGGGCCTCCGCCGCGCTGCTGTGA
- a CDS encoding NADP-dependent oxidoreductase — MRAVVLPHPVPAEPEIAEVPEPEPAPDELLVRVTASAVSGFDLAVAGGRTDEPERLAFPLVLGRDFAGTVVAIGAEVLGFGVGEAVFGVTTRPAVGHGALAEYVTVPASYGVARVPGGVLPGDAGALGLAGSTAVACVDALGAVGEGDTVLVSGATGGVGSFAVQYLAATGARVLCTARPGVQAGFLRDLLGERAHIVDHTAGLAGQVRAGAPDGVTAAVHLAGDGEEIAALVADGGRYVSTAPHLPRDAAARGLTATAVTADPRGSVLDRLAADTAAGRLRVPVTATYALGEAPDAFRTLNASSFGKTAVAVR; from the coding sequence ATGCGCGCGGTCGTACTCCCCCATCCGGTGCCCGCCGAACCCGAAATCGCCGAGGTCCCCGAGCCCGAGCCGGCGCCCGACGAACTGCTCGTCCGCGTCACCGCCTCGGCCGTCAGCGGCTTCGACCTCGCCGTCGCCGGCGGCCGGACGGACGAACCGGAGCGCCTCGCCTTCCCGCTGGTCCTCGGCCGTGACTTCGCCGGGACGGTGGTGGCGATCGGCGCCGAGGTCCTCGGCTTCGGCGTCGGCGAGGCCGTCTTCGGGGTGACGACACGGCCCGCGGTCGGCCACGGCGCGCTGGCCGAGTACGTCACGGTCCCGGCGTCGTACGGGGTGGCGCGGGTGCCGGGCGGTGTGCTGCCGGGGGACGCGGGCGCGCTCGGGCTGGCCGGTTCCACCGCGGTGGCCTGCGTCGACGCGCTGGGGGCCGTGGGGGAGGGGGACACCGTCCTCGTGTCGGGCGCGACGGGCGGCGTCGGGTCGTTCGCCGTCCAGTACCTGGCCGCGACCGGGGCGCGCGTCCTGTGCACCGCGCGCCCCGGCGTGCAGGCCGGCTTCCTGCGCGACCTGCTGGGGGAACGCGCGCACATCGTGGACCACACGGCCGGTCTCGCGGGGCAGGTGCGGGCGGGCGCGCCGGACGGTGTGACGGCGGCCGTCCACCTGGCGGGGGACGGGGAGGAGATCGCCGCCCTGGTCGCGGACGGCGGGCGGTACGTCTCGACCGCGCCGCACCTCCCGCGCGACGCGGCGGCGCGCGGCCTGACCGCGACCGCCGTCACCGCCGACCCCCGTGGCTCCGTCCTCGACCGGCTCGCCGCCGACACCGCGGCCGGGCGGCTGCGGGTCCCCGTCACGGCGACCTACGCGCTCGGCGAGGCGCCGGACGCCTTCAGGACGCTGAACGCGAGCAGTTTCGGCAAGACGGCCGTCGCCGTCCGCTGA
- a CDS encoding acyl-CoA carboxylase subunit epsilon produces the protein MITVVRGNPTPEELAAALTVVQARIAAAASAAARPPRRRTPPWSDPARTTPGTRPHPGPGSWRTSFWPA, from the coding sequence GTGATCACCGTGGTACGGGGCAATCCGACACCCGAGGAGCTGGCGGCGGCCCTCACCGTCGTCCAGGCGAGGATCGCCGCCGCGGCGAGCGCCGCCGCACGCCCACCCCGCCGCCGCACACCACCCTGGTCCGACCCGGCGCGCACGACCCCCGGCACCCGCCCTCACCCGGGCCCCGGCTCATGGCGCACAAGCTTCTGGCCGGCCTGA
- a CDS encoding AAA family ATPase: MAPRTRRRFPHAIEELEIEGYKSLGRRKVIAFRPLTLVAGVNSSGKSSMMQPLLLLKQTVDAQYDPGPLQLDGPNVSVTSIEQVLSKALPESARSRGFSVAVTTADAVTKVRFSKNSAGQLRVAEYSGYFLPGQTEAVAIREGLSHSRLEELIEPLLQDAGLSELYRQPGARMSVVRDRFTLAPAVEYQQGPRTVTMSLGLSGRGDISDIASRIIHLPALRGNPLRTYRAAAVDLRYPGRFDTYTAGIVSYWQNNKQKGELQQLRKDVEELGLTWKVEARQLDDTQVELLVGRLPQARRGGARDLVNIADVGFGVSQTLPVVVALLAATPGQLVYLEQPEIHLHPRAQVRFAGLVRRAVARGVRVVIETHSSLFLRAVQTLVARGVLEPDDVAMHWFTRDGDTGETRISTADLRSDGSFGDWPEDFDDVYLESESAYLDAAMERAAAE, encoded by the coding sequence GTGGCTCCTCGCACCCGCCGGAGGTTCCCCCACGCGATCGAGGAACTGGAGATCGAGGGGTACAAGTCGCTCGGTCGCCGGAAGGTGATCGCCTTCCGGCCGCTCACCCTCGTCGCGGGCGTCAACAGCTCGGGCAAGTCCAGCATGATGCAGCCGCTGCTCCTGCTGAAGCAGACCGTGGACGCCCAGTACGACCCGGGGCCGCTGCAACTCGACGGGCCGAACGTGAGTGTCACGTCCATCGAGCAGGTCCTCTCCAAGGCGCTGCCCGAGAGCGCGCGTTCCCGCGGCTTCTCGGTGGCCGTGACGACGGCGGACGCCGTGACGAAGGTGCGGTTCAGCAAGAACAGCGCCGGTCAGCTCCGCGTCGCCGAGTACTCGGGCTACTTCCTTCCCGGCCAGACGGAGGCGGTGGCCATCAGGGAAGGGCTGTCCCACAGCCGGCTCGAGGAACTGATCGAGCCGCTGCTCCAGGACGCGGGCCTGTCGGAGCTGTACCGGCAGCCCGGCGCCAGGATGTCGGTGGTGCGCGACCGCTTCACCCTCGCACCGGCCGTCGAGTACCAGCAGGGGCCGAGGACCGTCACCATGTCCCTCGGTCTCAGCGGGCGCGGCGACATCTCCGACATCGCGTCCCGCATCATCCACCTGCCCGCGCTGCGGGGGAATCCGCTGCGGACCTACCGGGCCGCCGCCGTGGACCTCCGTTACCCAGGCCGGTTCGACACGTACACCGCCGGCATCGTCTCGTACTGGCAGAACAACAAACAGAAGGGCGAACTGCAGCAACTCCGCAAGGACGTCGAGGAACTCGGCCTCACCTGGAAGGTCGAGGCGAGACAGCTCGACGACACGCAGGTCGAACTTCTGGTGGGGCGCCTGCCGCAGGCGCGCCGGGGCGGCGCCCGTGACCTCGTCAACATCGCCGATGTCGGGTTCGGCGTCTCGCAGACACTGCCCGTCGTCGTCGCCCTGCTGGCGGCCACGCCCGGTCAGCTCGTCTACCTCGAACAGCCCGAGATCCACCTCCACCCCCGGGCGCAGGTGCGGTTCGCCGGGCTCGTCAGGCGGGCGGTCGCGCGGGGTGTCCGGGTCGTGATCGAGACCCACAGCTCCCTCTTCCTGCGCGCGGTGCAGACCCTCGTCGCCCGGGGCGTGCTGGAGCCCGACGACGTGGCCATGCACTGGTTCACCCGCGACGGGGACACCGGTGAGACGCGGATCAGCACGGCCGATCTGCGGTCGGACGGAAGTTTCGGGGACTGGCCCGAGGACTTCGACGACGTCTACCTGGAGTCGGAGTCGGCCTACCTCGACGCCGCCATGGAGAGGGCCGCCGCCGAGTGA
- a CDS encoding DUF4956 domain-containing protein, translating into MSFDLQDLSGTFSTADIILCLVLSFALSTLVGYVYRGTHRNVSYSQSFVQTLVIIGMIVAIILLVVGSNLARAFSLVGALSVVRFRNAVKETRDVGFIFLVMGLGMACGARFYTLAVLGGVVICAVILVMSRFDMFHLNVQRQVVKAQVPSGGDWTPGIEDVLVRFTTEFELVSTETIRGGALTELFYTVRLKKGQKPGALVAALQERTQGQRVAVLTGYDQTDL; encoded by the coding sequence ATGTCCTTTGACCTGCAGGATCTCAGCGGTACGTTCAGCACCGCCGACATCATCCTGTGCCTGGTGCTGTCGTTCGCCCTGAGCACGCTCGTCGGCTACGTCTACCGCGGGACGCACCGCAACGTCTCCTACAGCCAGTCGTTCGTCCAGACCCTCGTCATCATCGGCATGATCGTGGCGATCATCCTGCTGGTCGTCGGCTCGAACCTGGCCCGTGCCTTCTCCCTCGTCGGCGCGCTGTCCGTGGTCCGCTTCCGCAACGCGGTGAAGGAGACGAGGGACGTCGGCTTCATCTTCCTCGTGATGGGCCTCGGCATGGCGTGCGGCGCCCGCTTCTACACGCTGGCCGTGCTCGGCGGCGTCGTCATCTGCGCGGTGATCCTCGTGATGAGCCGCTTCGACATGTTCCACCTGAACGTCCAGCGGCAGGTCGTGAAGGCCCAGGTGCCGTCCGGCGGCGACTGGACGCCCGGCATCGAGGACGTGCTGGTCCGCTTCACGACCGAGTTCGAACTGGTCAGCACCGAGACGATACGCGGCGGCGCCCTGACCGAACTCTTCTACACCGTGCGCCTCAAGAAGGGCCAGAAGCCGGGCGCCCTCGTCGCGGCCCTGCAGGAACGCACCCAGGGCCAGCGGGTCGCGGTGCTCACCGGGTACGACCAGACGGACCTGTGA
- a CDS encoding FtsX-like permease family protein yields the protein MIFTYLRRELRRRRKAHLVIAAGLALGIALVLIVNAVSAGMRKAQDDVLETLYGLGTDMTVSKAMEEPASGEEGEEGDGQGRQRPSFQFDADGDSEQSSDTLVLDGFGTLTSDDVATVAGVDGVSAAAGTLSLRNVGVSGTFDPGQIMEDDGSGESGTEGGFAPPGGEEGGEGGGQRVGGGGADFAIDQYGVLGIDVTQPGVGPYAGTELTDGRTFTTDEASAEVAVLDAAYAAEDELAVGDTLTLAGTDLEIIGLNESTDDAEAPADVYLPLTTAQTLAEQEDQVSAVYVTATDSTRLDAIATAIGEKIDGIEVTTADDLADQVSGSLSTAADLADGVGRWLSWLVLGSAFLVAGLLAASSVGRRVREFGTLKAIGWTRGRITRQVVGESLVTGLFGGVLGLAVGLGAAWIITQVNPSLTAELPLTSGASGGPGGGPGGGPGGGPGGMAMGGGTDSAADAAGQSLDIGLTAPIGTDVVLLAVTLAVAGGLVAGAFAAWRAARLRPADAFRRIA from the coding sequence ATGATCTTCACCTACCTGCGCCGTGAACTGCGCAGACGACGCAAGGCGCACCTGGTCATCGCGGCCGGGCTGGCCCTGGGCATCGCCCTCGTGCTCATCGTGAACGCCGTCTCCGCCGGCATGCGCAAGGCGCAGGACGACGTGCTGGAGACCCTGTACGGCCTCGGCACGGACATGACCGTCAGCAAGGCCATGGAGGAACCGGCCTCGGGCGAGGAGGGCGAGGAGGGCGACGGGCAGGGCCGGCAGCGTCCCAGCTTCCAGTTCGACGCCGACGGGGACTCCGAGCAGAGCAGCGACACGCTCGTCCTCGACGGGTTCGGCACGCTGACCTCGGACGACGTCGCGACGGTCGCCGGCGTCGACGGCGTGTCCGCCGCGGCCGGCACCCTCAGCCTGCGCAACGTCGGGGTCAGCGGGACGTTCGACCCCGGGCAGATCATGGAGGACGACGGGAGCGGCGAGAGCGGCACCGAGGGCGGCTTCGCCCCGCCCGGCGGCGAGGAGGGCGGCGAGGGCGGCGGCCAGCGCGTCGGGGGCGGCGGCGCCGACTTCGCCATCGACCAGTACGGCGTGCTCGGCATCGACGTGACGCAGCCGGGCGTCGGCCCGTACGCCGGCACGGAGCTGACGGACGGCCGCACGTTCACCACCGACGAGGCGTCGGCCGAGGTGGCCGTCCTGGACGCCGCCTACGCCGCCGAGGACGAACTGGCGGTCGGCGACACCCTCACCCTCGCCGGCACCGACCTGGAGATCATCGGCCTGAACGAGTCCACGGACGACGCCGAGGCGCCGGCCGACGTGTACCTGCCGCTCACCACCGCGCAGACCCTGGCGGAGCAGGAGGACCAGGTGTCCGCGGTCTACGTCACCGCCACCGACTCGACGCGCCTGGACGCCATCGCCACCGCCATCGGCGAGAAGATCGACGGCATCGAGGTCACGACGGCCGACGACCTGGCCGACCAGGTGTCGGGCTCCCTGTCCACGGCCGCCGACCTGGCGGACGGCGTGGGGCGGTGGCTGTCGTGGCTGGTGCTCGGCTCGGCGTTCCTGGTCGCCGGGCTGCTCGCCGCCTCGTCGGTGGGCCGCCGCGTGCGGGAGTTCGGGACCCTGAAGGCGATCGGCTGGACGCGCGGCCGCATCACGCGGCAGGTCGTCGGCGAGTCGCTGGTCACGGGCCTGTTCGGCGGCGTGCTCGGGCTCGCCGTCGGTCTGGGCGCCGCGTGGATCATCACGCAGGTCAACCCGTCGCTCACGGCCGAACTGCCGCTGACGTCCGGCGCCTCCGGCGGTCCGGGCGGCGGCCCCGGCGGCGGTCCCGGCGGCGGTCCCGGCGGCATGGCCATGGGCGGCGGCACGGACAGCGCGGCCGATGCGGCCGGCCAGTCCCTCGACATCGGCCTGACCGCGCCCATCGGCACGGACGTGGTCCTGCTCGCCGTCACCCTCGCCGTCGCCGGCGGCCTGGTGGCGGGCGCGTTCGCCGCCTGGCGTGCCGCGCGCCTGCGCCCCGCGGACGCGTTCCGCCGCATCGCCTGA